The Streptomyces tendae genome has a window encoding:
- a CDS encoding M16 family metallopeptidase, giving the protein MTELATMDFHPRPQAGEAKPWAFPAPERGTLDNGLTVLRCHRPGQQVVAVEVILDAPLDAEPDGLDGVATIMARAFSEGTDKHTAEEFAAELERCGATLDAHADHPGVRLSLEVPASRLAKGLGLVADALRAPAFADSEVERLVRNRLDEIPHELANPSRRAAKELSKELFPASARMSRPRQGSEETVERIDSAAVRGFYEKHVRPATATVVVVGDLTGIDLDALLADTLGAWTGSQAEPRPVPPVVADDSGRVVIVDRPGAVQTQLLIGRIGPDRHDRVWPAQVLGTYCLGGTLTSRLDRVLREEKGYTYGVRAFGQVLRSAPDGTGASMLAISGSVDTPNTGPALDDLWTVLRTLAAEGLTDEERDVAVQNLVGVAPLKYETAAAVAGTLADQVEQHLPDHYQADLYRQLAATGTVEATAAVVNAFPVDRLVTVLVGDAAQIKAPVEALGIGEVTVVTAE; this is encoded by the coding sequence GTGACCGAGCTCGCCACGATGGACTTCCACCCCCGGCCGCAGGCGGGCGAGGCCAAGCCCTGGGCCTTCCCGGCCCCCGAGCGCGGCACGCTCGACAACGGCCTGACCGTGCTGCGCTGCCACCGCCCCGGCCAGCAGGTGGTCGCCGTCGAGGTGATCCTCGACGCGCCCCTGGACGCCGAGCCGGACGGTCTCGACGGCGTCGCCACGATCATGGCGCGGGCCTTCTCCGAGGGAACCGACAAGCACACCGCGGAGGAGTTCGCCGCCGAGCTGGAGCGCTGCGGCGCCACCCTGGACGCGCACGCCGACCACCCCGGCGTCCGTCTCAGCCTCGAGGTACCCGCCTCACGGCTCGCCAAGGGCCTCGGGCTGGTCGCCGACGCGTTGCGCGCGCCCGCGTTCGCCGACAGCGAGGTCGAACGGCTGGTCCGCAACCGCCTCGACGAGATCCCGCACGAGCTGGCGAACCCGTCCCGCCGTGCCGCGAAGGAGCTCTCCAAGGAGCTGTTCCCGGCGAGCGCGCGCATGTCGCGCCCGCGCCAGGGCTCCGAGGAGACCGTCGAGCGCATCGACTCCGCGGCCGTGCGCGGCTTCTACGAGAAGCACGTCCGCCCGGCCACGGCCACCGTCGTCGTGGTCGGCGACCTCACCGGCATCGACCTGGACGCGCTGCTCGCCGACACCCTGGGTGCCTGGACCGGCTCGCAGGCCGAGCCGCGGCCCGTGCCGCCGGTGGTGGCCGACGACTCCGGCCGGGTCGTCATCGTGGACCGGCCCGGCGCCGTCCAGACGCAGCTGCTCATCGGCCGCATCGGTCCGGACCGGCACGACCGTGTGTGGCCCGCGCAGGTGCTCGGCACGTACTGCCTCGGCGGCACCCTGACCTCCCGCCTGGACCGCGTCCTGCGCGAGGAGAAGGGATACACCTACGGCGTGCGGGCGTTCGGCCAGGTGCTCCGGTCGGCCCCGGACGGCACGGGCGCGTCGATGCTGGCCATCAGCGGTTCCGTCGACACCCCCAACACCGGCCCGGCGCTGGACGATCTGTGGACCGTCCTGCGCACGCTGGCCGCCGAGGGCCTCACCGACGAGGAGCGCGACGTGGCCGTGCAGAACCTCGTGGGGGTCGCCCCGCTGAAGTACGAGACGGCCGCGGCCGTCGCCGGCACCCTGGCCGACCAGGTCGAGCAGCACCTGCCCGACCACTACCAGGCCGACCTGTACCGGCAGTTGGCCGCGACCGGCACCGTGGAGGCCACGGCCGCGGTGGTGAACGCCTTCCCGGTGGACCGTCTGGTGACCGTCCTCGTCGGTGACGCCGCGCAGATCAAGGCGCCCGTGGAGGCCCTGGGCATCGGTGAAGTCACCGTCGTGACGGCTGAGTAG
- a CDS encoding M23 family metallopeptidase: MAFTRATGKHRRPSRVQRGTARAAGVAALAGTGVVGSLAAPALAAEPAAAQTGLTPVVTLGGVVADRVDAQAAAQHEAAREAAEAAARKAAEEAARERAAEEAEKARAEKERAAREAERKRLNTFVSPIPGSYVSTAYQSGGAIWSSGSHTGIDFHAASGTPVQSVGVGTVVEAGWGGAYGNQVVIKMHDGTYTQYAHLSSLAVSVGQEVTAGQQIGLSGATGNVTGAHLHFEARMSEEYGSDLDPVAYLRSHGVNI; this comes from the coding sequence ATGGCGTTCACGCGCGCCACCGGGAAGCACCGTCGTCCCAGCCGCGTCCAGCGCGGCACCGCCCGCGCCGCGGGCGTCGCGGCCCTCGCGGGCACCGGCGTCGTCGGCTCGCTCGCGGCCCCCGCACTCGCCGCCGAGCCCGCCGCGGCGCAGACCGGCCTCACTCCCGTCGTCACCCTGGGCGGCGTGGTCGCCGACCGCGTCGACGCGCAGGCGGCCGCCCAGCACGAGGCGGCCCGTGAGGCGGCCGAGGCCGCCGCGCGCAAGGCCGCGGAGGAGGCGGCCCGGGAGCGGGCGGCCGAGGAGGCCGAGAAGGCCCGTGCGGAGAAGGAGCGCGCCGCGCGCGAGGCCGAGCGCAAGCGTCTCAACACCTTCGTCTCCCCGATCCCCGGCTCGTACGTCTCGACGGCCTACCAGAGCGGCGGCGCCATCTGGTCGTCCGGCAGCCACACCGGGATCGACTTCCACGCCGCGAGCGGTACGCCCGTCCAGTCGGTCGGCGTCGGCACCGTCGTCGAGGCCGGCTGGGGCGGCGCGTACGGGAACCAGGTCGTGATCAAGATGCACGACGGCACCTACACCCAGTACGCCCACCTGTCCTCCCTCGCCGTGTCGGTGGGCCAGGAGGTCACCGCGGGCCAGCAGATCGGCCTCTCCGGCGCCACCGGCAACGTCACGGGCGCCCACCTGCACTTCGAGGCGCGCATGTCCGAGGAGTACGGCTCCGACCTGGACCCGGTCGCCTACCTCCGGTCGCACGGCGTGAACATCTAG